From a region of the Danio aesculapii chromosome 4, fDanAes4.1, whole genome shotgun sequence genome:
- the ipo8 gene encoding importin-8 isoform X1 → MNYLMLFGRAQLMVCLRAIIKHDFPGRWTGVVDKINLYLQSQNSGSWYGSLLALYQLVKNYEFKKAEERDPLLAAMQIFLPRLQQLITQLLSDATFISVLIQKQILKIFHALVQYSFPLQLINNTVMTHWMEILRTVVDRDIPAETLEADEDDRPELIWWKCKKWALHILTRMFERYGSPGNVTKEYVEFADFFLKTYAVGIQQVLLKVMEQHRQRQYVSPRVLQQTLSFMTQGVSHSLTWRQMKPHMQTITHELVFPLMCYKDEDERLWQEDPYEYIRMKFNVYDDHVSPATAAQTLLCTAARKRKEVLPQMMEFCHQILVDPSADPRRKDGALHVIGTLAQPLLKKRVYRDQMELMLQNYVFPLLNSNLAYLRARSCWVLHSFSPLKFHNELVLRNAVELVKHNLVEDKEMPVKVEAAIALQTLVRNQEQAKVYIRPFIRPVMQELLHIIKETENDDLTGVIQKMICEYSEEVTVIAVDMTQNLAEIFSKILQSEEYEESEDKTVMALGILSTIDTILTVMGDRKEISQQLEGICLQVIGLVLQKPIIGMAEFYEEILSLAFGLTCYCISPQMWQLLGVLYDVFQHDCFDYFTDMMPLLHNYITVDTNMLLSDPKYLEVIYTMCKKVLTSDAGEDPECHAAKLLEVIILQCRGRGIDQCIPLFVEAVLERLTRGVKSSELRTMCLQVVIAALYYNPTLLIHTLENIRFSHSPEAITAQFINQWMNDTEFFLGLHDRKMCVIGLSILMELPSRPAVLEEVAGQIVPSVLLLFLGLKHIYASRVLNKPEQFGRAQGSEEEENEEIPSDEDEVGEKGVALQPSGTPTGNDNEDDDDEDDDEYWDDEALEGTPLEEYSTPLDCDNGEDEYQFFTASLLRVQSSDAGWYQSLTSPLNEDQRKQLQEIYNLAQQRRSTGVKGL, encoded by the exons ATGAACTATTTGATGTTGTTTGGCAGGGCTCAGCTGATGGTATGTTTGCGGGCCATAATAAAGCATGATTTTCCTGGCCGGTGGACAGGTGTAGTGGACAAGATTAACTTGTATCTGCAGTCCCAGAACAGTGGCAGCTGGTATGGCAGTCTGCTCGCGCTTTACCAACTCGTCAAAAACTATGA gTTTAAGAAAGCCGAGGAGCGGGACCCGCTGTTAGCAGCCATGCAGATCTTCCTGCCGCGGCTCCAGCAGCTCATCACTCAACTCCTGTCTGATGCCACATTCATCTCAGTCCTCATCCAGAAGCAGATCCTCAAGATTTTCCATGCACTTGTACAG TATTCATTCCCTCTACAGCTGATTAACAACACAGTCATGACGCACTGGATGGAGATCCTACGGACTGTTGTGGATCGGGACATCCCTGCT gaaactCTGGAAGCTGATGAGGACGATCGACCTGAGCTGATTTGGTGGAAATGCAAGAAGTGGGCTCTGCATATCCTCACAAGGATGTTCGAGAG ATATGGCAGTCCAGGAAATGTAACAAAGGAATATGTAGAGTTTGCGGATTTCTTCTTGAAGACGTATGCTGTAGGCATCCAACAG GTGCTATTAAAGGTGATGGAGCAGCACAGACAGCGGCAGTACGTGAGTCCTCGTGTCCTCCAGCAGACGCTGAGCTTCATGACCCAAGGcgtttcacattcactcacatGGAGACAGATGAAGCCGCACATGCAG ACTATAACTCACGAGCTGGTGTTTCCACTGATGTGCTATAAAGATGAAGATGAACGTCTTTGGCAGGAGGATCCGTATGAGTACATCCGCATGAAATTCA ATGTCTATGATGATCATGTGTCTCCTGCCACCGCTGCTCAGACTCTATTATGCACAGCAGCCAGGAAGAGGAAAGAG GTTTTGCCGCAGATGATGGAGTTTTGCCATCAGATCCTTGTGGATCCCAGTGCGGACCCCCGCAGGAAGGACGGGGCTCTGCATGTGATCGGAACTCTCGCTCAACCCTTGCTGAAG aagCGAGTGTACAGGGACCAGATGGAGCTCATGTTACAAAATTATGTGTTTCCGCTACTTAACTCAAATCTAGCCTACTTAAGGGCTCGG TCGTGCTGGGTGCTGCACTCTTTCAGTCCTCTGAAGTTTCACAATGAGCTAGTCCTGAGGAACGCAGTGGAGCTGGTCAAGCACAACCTTGTGGAGGATAAGGAGATGCCAGTCAAAGTGGAGGCTGCCATCGCCCTGCAGACGCTGGTCAGAAACCAGGAGCAAG CTAAGGTCTACATCCGGCCCTTTATCAGGCCTGTGATGCAGGAGCTGCTGCACATCATCAAAGAAACCGAAAACGATGACCTGACCGGCGTCATTCAGAAGATGATCTGCGAATACAGCGAGGAAGTGACCGTCATTGCTGTGGATATGACACAGAACTTG GCGGAGATCTTCAGCAAGATCCTCCAGAGTGAAGAATACGAGGAAAGTGAAGATAAGACTGTGATGGCCCTCGGTATCCTCAGCACCATAGACACCATCCTCACTGTCATGGGAGACCGCAAAGAG ATCAGTCAACAACTGGAGGGAATTTGCCTGCAGGTGATTGGTCTCGTCCTCCAGAAACCCATCATAGGtatggcag AGTTTTATGAGGAGATCTTGTCGCTGGCCTTTGGACTCACCTGTTATTGCATCTCCCCTCAGATGTGGCAGCTGTTGGGGGTCCTGTATGACGTCTTCCAGCACGACTGCTTCGACTACTTTACAG ATATGATGCCCCTGTTGCACAATTATATTACCGTGGACACCAATATGTTGCTGTCAGATCCAAAGTACCTGGAGGTCATCTACACCATGTGCAAAAAG GTTTTAACTAGTGATGCTGGAGAGGACCCAGAATGCCATGCTGCCAAACTTCTGGAGGTCATTATATTACAGTGTCGTGGACGCGGCATTGACCAG tgtATCCCTCTGTTCGTGGAGGCCGTGCTGGAGCGTTTAACTCGTGGTGTGAAGTCCAGTGAGCTGCGCACCATGTGTCTGCAGGTGGTCATCGCAGCTCTATACTACAACCCAACACTGCTGATCCACACACTGGAGAACATCCGCTTCTCTCACAGTCCAGAGGCAATCACAGCACAGTTCATCAATCAGTGGATGAACGACACTGAGTTCTTTTTAGG ACTACATGACCGTAAGATGTGCGTCATTGGGCTCAGCATTCTGATGGAGCTGCCTAGCCGCCCCGCCGTCCTGGAGGAGGTAGCGGGTCAGATCGTCCCCTCCGTCCTCCTCCTGTTCCTGGGTTTAAAGCACATCTACGCCTCCCGAGTGCTTAACAAACCAGAGCAGTTCGGAAGAGCTCAAGGCTCAGAGGAGGAAGAGAATG AGGAGATTCCTAGCGATGAGGATGAGGTTGGAGAGAAAGGAGTAGCCCTGCAGCCGTCCGGCACTCCCACAGGAAACGACAATGAGGATGACGATGATGAGGACGATGATGAATACTGGGATGACGAGGCTCTTGAAGGGACCCCATTAGAGGAGTACAGTACGCCACTAGACTGCGACAATGGAGAGGATGAATACCAGTTCTTCACCGCCTCCCTGCTCC GTGTTCAGAGTTCAGATGCAGGCTGGTATCAGTCGCTCACGTCTCCTCTGAATGAAGACCAGAGGAAGCAGCTGCAGGAGATCTACAACCTGGCGCAGCAGAGGAGAAGCACAGGAGTCAAAGGACTGTG A
- the ipo8 gene encoding importin-8 isoform X2, protein MDPNRIIQALKGTIDPNLRLAAENELNQSYKIINFAPTLLQIIVSEQVEFPVRQAAAIYLKNMVSQYWQDREPTLGEVVFPFNIHENDRGQIRENMVEAIIRCPESIRAQLMVCLRAIIKHDFPGRWTGVVDKINLYLQSQNSGSWYGSLLALYQLVKNYEFKKAEERDPLLAAMQIFLPRLQQLITQLLSDATFISVLIQKQILKIFHALVQYSFPLQLINNTVMTHWMEILRTVVDRDIPAETLEADEDDRPELIWWKCKKWALHILTRMFERYGSPGNVTKEYVEFADFFLKTYAVGIQQVLLKVMEQHRQRQYVSPRVLQQTLSFMTQGVSHSLTWRQMKPHMQTITHELVFPLMCYKDEDERLWQEDPYEYIRMKFNVYDDHVSPATAAQTLLCTAARKRKEVLPQMMEFCHQILVDPSADPRRKDGALHVIGTLAQPLLKKRVYRDQMELMLQNYVFPLLNSNLAYLRARSCWVLHSFSPLKFHNELVLRNAVELVKHNLVEDKEMPVKVEAAIALQTLVRNQEQAKVYIRPFIRPVMQELLHIIKETENDDLTGVIQKMICEYSEEVTVIAVDMTQNLAEIFSKILQSEEYEESEDKTVMALGILSTIDTILTVMGDRKEISQQLEGICLQVIGLVLQKPIIEFYEEILSLAFGLTCYCISPQMWQLLGVLYDVFQHDCFDYFTDMMPLLHNYITVDTNMLLSDPKYLEVIYTMCKKVLTSDAGEDPECHAAKLLEVIILQCRGRGIDQCIPLFVEAVLERLTRGVKSSELRTMCLQVVIAALYYNPTLLIHTLENIRFSHSPEAITAQFINQWMNDTEFFLGLHDRKMCVIGLSILMELPSRPAVLEEVAGQIVPSVLLLFLGLKHIYASRVLNKPEQFGRAQGSEEEENEEIPSDEDEVGEKGVALQPSGTPTGNDNEDDDDEDDDEYWDDEALEGTPLEEYSTPLDCDNGEDEYQFFTASLLRVQSSDAGWYQSLTSPLNEDQRKQLQEIYNLAQQRRSTGVKGL, encoded by the exons ATGGATCCCAATCGAATCATACAGGCTCTGAAGGGCACCATAGACCCCAATCTCAGGCTCGCGGCTGAGAATGAACTCAACCAG TCCTACAAGATCATCAACTTCGCCCCAACTCTTCTACAGATCATAGTGTCGGAGCAGGTGGAGTTTCCCGTGCGACAGGCAG CTGCCATCTACCTGAAGAACATGGTGAGTCAGTACTGGCAAGACCGGGAGCCCACACTGGGAGAGGTGGTGTTTCCCTTCAACATCCACGAAAATGACCGCGGACAGATCCGGGAAAACATGGTGGAGGCCATTATTCGCTGCCCCGAGTCCATAAG GGCTCAGCTGATGGTATGTTTGCGGGCCATAATAAAGCATGATTTTCCTGGCCGGTGGACAGGTGTAGTGGACAAGATTAACTTGTATCTGCAGTCCCAGAACAGTGGCAGCTGGTATGGCAGTCTGCTCGCGCTTTACCAACTCGTCAAAAACTATGA gTTTAAGAAAGCCGAGGAGCGGGACCCGCTGTTAGCAGCCATGCAGATCTTCCTGCCGCGGCTCCAGCAGCTCATCACTCAACTCCTGTCTGATGCCACATTCATCTCAGTCCTCATCCAGAAGCAGATCCTCAAGATTTTCCATGCACTTGTACAG TATTCATTCCCTCTACAGCTGATTAACAACACAGTCATGACGCACTGGATGGAGATCCTACGGACTGTTGTGGATCGGGACATCCCTGCT gaaactCTGGAAGCTGATGAGGACGATCGACCTGAGCTGATTTGGTGGAAATGCAAGAAGTGGGCTCTGCATATCCTCACAAGGATGTTCGAGAG ATATGGCAGTCCAGGAAATGTAACAAAGGAATATGTAGAGTTTGCGGATTTCTTCTTGAAGACGTATGCTGTAGGCATCCAACAG GTGCTATTAAAGGTGATGGAGCAGCACAGACAGCGGCAGTACGTGAGTCCTCGTGTCCTCCAGCAGACGCTGAGCTTCATGACCCAAGGcgtttcacattcactcacatGGAGACAGATGAAGCCGCACATGCAG ACTATAACTCACGAGCTGGTGTTTCCACTGATGTGCTATAAAGATGAAGATGAACGTCTTTGGCAGGAGGATCCGTATGAGTACATCCGCATGAAATTCA ATGTCTATGATGATCATGTGTCTCCTGCCACCGCTGCTCAGACTCTATTATGCACAGCAGCCAGGAAGAGGAAAGAG GTTTTGCCGCAGATGATGGAGTTTTGCCATCAGATCCTTGTGGATCCCAGTGCGGACCCCCGCAGGAAGGACGGGGCTCTGCATGTGATCGGAACTCTCGCTCAACCCTTGCTGAAG aagCGAGTGTACAGGGACCAGATGGAGCTCATGTTACAAAATTATGTGTTTCCGCTACTTAACTCAAATCTAGCCTACTTAAGGGCTCGG TCGTGCTGGGTGCTGCACTCTTTCAGTCCTCTGAAGTTTCACAATGAGCTAGTCCTGAGGAACGCAGTGGAGCTGGTCAAGCACAACCTTGTGGAGGATAAGGAGATGCCAGTCAAAGTGGAGGCTGCCATCGCCCTGCAGACGCTGGTCAGAAACCAGGAGCAAG CTAAGGTCTACATCCGGCCCTTTATCAGGCCTGTGATGCAGGAGCTGCTGCACATCATCAAAGAAACCGAAAACGATGACCTGACCGGCGTCATTCAGAAGATGATCTGCGAATACAGCGAGGAAGTGACCGTCATTGCTGTGGATATGACACAGAACTTG GCGGAGATCTTCAGCAAGATCCTCCAGAGTGAAGAATACGAGGAAAGTGAAGATAAGACTGTGATGGCCCTCGGTATCCTCAGCACCATAGACACCATCCTCACTGTCATGGGAGACCGCAAAGAG ATCAGTCAACAACTGGAGGGAATTTGCCTGCAGGTGATTGGTCTCGTCCTCCAGAAACCCATCATAG AGTTTTATGAGGAGATCTTGTCGCTGGCCTTTGGACTCACCTGTTATTGCATCTCCCCTCAGATGTGGCAGCTGTTGGGGGTCCTGTATGACGTCTTCCAGCACGACTGCTTCGACTACTTTACAG ATATGATGCCCCTGTTGCACAATTATATTACCGTGGACACCAATATGTTGCTGTCAGATCCAAAGTACCTGGAGGTCATCTACACCATGTGCAAAAAG GTTTTAACTAGTGATGCTGGAGAGGACCCAGAATGCCATGCTGCCAAACTTCTGGAGGTCATTATATTACAGTGTCGTGGACGCGGCATTGACCAG tgtATCCCTCTGTTCGTGGAGGCCGTGCTGGAGCGTTTAACTCGTGGTGTGAAGTCCAGTGAGCTGCGCACCATGTGTCTGCAGGTGGTCATCGCAGCTCTATACTACAACCCAACACTGCTGATCCACACACTGGAGAACATCCGCTTCTCTCACAGTCCAGAGGCAATCACAGCACAGTTCATCAATCAGTGGATGAACGACACTGAGTTCTTTTTAGG ACTACATGACCGTAAGATGTGCGTCATTGGGCTCAGCATTCTGATGGAGCTGCCTAGCCGCCCCGCCGTCCTGGAGGAGGTAGCGGGTCAGATCGTCCCCTCCGTCCTCCTCCTGTTCCTGGGTTTAAAGCACATCTACGCCTCCCGAGTGCTTAACAAACCAGAGCAGTTCGGAAGAGCTCAAGGCTCAGAGGAGGAAGAGAATG AGGAGATTCCTAGCGATGAGGATGAGGTTGGAGAGAAAGGAGTAGCCCTGCAGCCGTCCGGCACTCCCACAGGAAACGACAATGAGGATGACGATGATGAGGACGATGATGAATACTGGGATGACGAGGCTCTTGAAGGGACCCCATTAGAGGAGTACAGTACGCCACTAGACTGCGACAATGGAGAGGATGAATACCAGTTCTTCACCGCCTCCCTGCTCC GTGTTCAGAGTTCAGATGCAGGCTGGTATCAGTCGCTCACGTCTCCTCTGAATGAAGACCAGAGGAAGCAGCTGCAGGAGATCTACAACCTGGCGCAGCAGAGGAGAAGCACAGGAGTCAAAGGACTGTG A